The Vibrio kanaloae genome has a window encoding:
- the rpoD gene encoding RNA polymerase sigma factor RpoD, translating into MDQNPQSQLKLLVIKGKEQGYLTYAEVNDHLPAEIVDSEQVEDIIQMINDMGIKVVETAPDADDLALNDDDANIDEDAAEAAAAALSSVESEIGRTTDPVRMYMREMGTVELLTREGEIDIAKRIEDGINTVQLSVAEYPGTIPYILEQFDRVQAEEIRLTDLINGFVDPDDDGTAAPTATHIGSELAKTDLEDEDKEDAEDDEEEEEDTGIDPELALEKFTALRTSYQNRQLAINEYGHESPKATLATTMMQDVFKEFRLTPKQFDYLVNELRTSMDRVRTQERLIMRQTVEYGKMPKKSFIALFTGNESSEAWLDEVLASDKPYAEKIKRNEHDIRRSIQKLDMIERETSLTVQSIKDISRRMSIGEAKARRAKKEMVEANLRLVISIAKKYTNRGLQFLDLIQEGNIGLMKAVDKFEYRRGYKFSTYATWWIRQAITRSIADQARTIRIPVHMIETINKLNRISRQMLQEMGREPLPEELAERMQMPEDKIRKVLKIAKEPISMETPIGDDEDSHLGDFIEDTTLELPLDSATATSLRGATKDVLAGLTPREAKVLRMRFGIDMNTDHTLEEVGKQFDVTRERIRQIEAKALRKLRHPSRSETLRSFLDE; encoded by the coding sequence ATGGATCAAAATCCGCAGTCACAGCTTAAATTACTTGTTATTAAAGGCAAGGAACAAGGCTATCTGACCTACGCCGAAGTAAACGACCACCTACCTGCAGAAATCGTGGATTCTGAGCAGGTAGAAGACATCATTCAAATGATTAACGACATGGGTATTAAGGTAGTAGAAACTGCACCTGATGCTGATGATCTAGCATTGAATGATGACGATGCCAATATAGATGAAGATGCAGCTGAAGCTGCTGCTGCTGCGCTTTCAAGCGTAGAAAGCGAGATTGGCCGTACTACAGACCCAGTTCGTATGTACATGCGTGAAATGGGTACCGTTGAACTACTGACTCGTGAAGGCGAAATCGACATTGCGAAACGTATTGAAGATGGTATCAATACGGTTCAACTATCTGTTGCTGAGTACCCAGGCACCATTCCATACATTTTGGAACAGTTTGACCGCGTACAAGCAGAAGAGATTCGCTTAACAGACCTGATCAATGGCTTTGTTGACCCTGATGACGATGGCACTGCAGCGCCAACGGCAACACACATCGGTTCAGAGCTAGCTAAAACAGATCTGGAAGACGAAGACAAAGAAGACGCTGAAGACGACGAGGAAGAGGAAGAAGATACAGGTATCGATCCTGAACTTGCTCTTGAGAAGTTTACAGCACTTCGTACTAGCTATCAAAACCGTCAGCTAGCAATCAATGAATACGGCCACGAGAGCCCGAAAGCAACACTTGCAACAACAATGATGCAAGACGTATTCAAAGAATTCCGTCTGACGCCAAAACAGTTTGACTACCTAGTAAATGAGCTTCGTACGTCAATGGATCGAGTACGTACTCAAGAACGCCTAATCATGCGTCAAACCGTTGAGTACGGCAAAATGCCGAAGAAATCTTTCATTGCTCTATTTACTGGTAATGAATCTAGCGAAGCATGGTTGGATGAAGTTCTTGCTTCAGACAAGCCATACGCTGAAAAGATCAAACGTAACGAGCACGACATCCGTCGTTCTATCCAAAAACTGGATATGATCGAGCGTGAAACGTCTCTAACGGTTCAAAGCATTAAAGATATCAGCCGTCGTATGTCTATCGGTGAAGCGAAAGCTCGTCGTGCGAAGAAAGAGATGGTTGAAGCGAACTTACGTCTAGTAATCTCGATTGCTAAGAAGTACACAAACCGTGGCCTACAATTCTTGGATCTAATCCAAGAAGGTAACATCGGCCTAATGAAAGCCGTAGATAAGTTTGAATACCGTCGTGGTTACAAATTCTCTACTTACGCTACGTGGTGGATCCGTCAAGCAATCACTCGTTCGATTGCTGACCAAGCTCGTACTATCCGTATTCCGGTTCACATGATCGAAACGATCAACAAACTAAACCGTATCTCTCGTCAAATGCTACAAGAGATGGGTCGTGAACCACTACCGGAAGAACTGGCTGAGCGCATGCAAATGCCTGAAGATAAGATCCGTAAAGTACTGAAAATCGCTAAAGAGCCAATCTCAATGGAGACACCAATCGGTGACGACGAAGATTCGCACCTAGGTGATTTCATCGAGGATACGACTCTTGAGCTACCTTTAGACTCTGCAACGGCAACAAGCCTACGCGGTGCAACGAAAGACGTTCTTGCGGGCCTAACACCTCGTGAAGCTAAAGTACTGCGTATGCGTTTCGGTATCGACATGAACACTGACCACACTCTAGAAGAAGTGGGTAAACAGTTCGATGTTACTCGTGAACGTATCCGTCAGATCGAAGCAAAAGCACTACGTAAACTTCGCCACCCAAGCCGCTCAGAAACTCTGCGTAGCTTCCTAGACGAATAA
- the dnaG gene encoding DNA primase, giving the protein MAGHIPRSFIDDLLARLDIVDIVDARVKLKKKGKNYGACCPFHNEKTPSFSVSQEKQFYHCFGCGVHGNAIDFMMEFERLDFVEAIEELASFLGLDVPREQRSGEISTTPRANSEQKRNLYDLMGGISQFYRSQLKISANKPAIEYLKNRGLSGEIVQKFGIGYVADEWDLVRKNFGQQKEAQDMLVTGGMLIENDKGNRYDRFRGRVMFPIRDRRGRVIGFGGRVLEDGTPKYLNSPETPIFHKGKELYGLYEVLQAYREPPQILVVEGYMDVVALAQYGVDYSVASLGTSTTGDHVQMLFRQTSTVVCCYDGDRAGKEAAWRALENALEYLKTGNTLKFLFLPDGEDPDSYIREHGKSAFEQLVHNATPLSAYLFDNLIEIHKLNLGTTEGKSALRAHASALINKIPDSYFQELLEKLLDERTGFDNQLRRARVHTQNTTPQPHKELKRTPMREVIALLIQNPSYADMVPDLSSVKGLQLPGLSLFVEVLDICQVNPHISTGQLLENWRESKHEALLSRLASWEIPLVEDNQEDIFLDSLDNILAQCVEKQIENLQAKARSVGLSAEEKRELLALMLDLKA; this is encoded by the coding sequence ATGGCAGGACACATCCCGCGTAGTTTCATCGATGATCTCCTAGCGCGTCTCGACATTGTCGATATTGTGGACGCACGCGTGAAACTTAAGAAAAAAGGCAAAAACTATGGTGCTTGTTGCCCATTTCACAACGAAAAAACTCCCTCTTTCAGCGTAAGCCAAGAAAAACAGTTTTATCACTGCTTTGGTTGTGGCGTGCATGGTAATGCCATCGACTTCATGATGGAGTTCGAACGCCTCGACTTTGTAGAGGCGATTGAAGAACTTGCTTCATTTCTAGGCTTAGATGTGCCAAGAGAGCAACGCAGCGGCGAAATATCAACAACACCAAGAGCCAACAGCGAACAAAAACGTAACCTCTATGATTTGATGGGCGGCATCAGCCAGTTCTATCGCTCACAACTCAAAATATCAGCCAACAAACCTGCGATTGAATACCTAAAAAATCGTGGTCTGTCTGGCGAAATCGTCCAGAAGTTTGGTATTGGTTACGTTGCCGACGAGTGGGACTTGGTTCGTAAAAATTTTGGGCAGCAAAAAGAAGCCCAAGACATGCTTGTCACTGGCGGCATGTTAATAGAGAACGATAAAGGCAACCGATACGACCGATTCCGTGGACGCGTGATGTTCCCGATTCGCGATCGTCGCGGCCGAGTAATCGGGTTTGGTGGTCGTGTTTTAGAAGATGGCACACCGAAATACCTAAACTCACCAGAAACGCCGATCTTCCATAAAGGTAAAGAGCTTTACGGCCTTTACGAAGTGCTGCAAGCCTACCGTGAACCGCCGCAAATACTTGTGGTTGAAGGTTACATGGATGTCGTGGCACTCGCGCAATATGGTGTCGATTACTCAGTGGCATCACTGGGCACCTCGACAACTGGTGACCATGTTCAAATGTTGTTCCGCCAAACCAGTACTGTGGTTTGTTGTTACGATGGTGACCGAGCAGGCAAAGAAGCGGCATGGCGCGCACTAGAAAATGCCCTTGAGTACCTAAAAACCGGCAACACGCTTAAGTTTCTGTTCTTGCCCGACGGTGAAGACCCAGACAGCTATATTAGAGAGCATGGTAAATCCGCTTTTGAACAACTGGTCCACAATGCGACGCCGCTTTCGGCCTATTTGTTCGATAACCTGATTGAAATACACAAGTTGAACTTGGGAACAACCGAAGGGAAATCAGCACTGCGTGCACACGCCAGCGCCTTGATTAACAAAATTCCTGACAGTTACTTCCAAGAACTGCTCGAAAAACTGCTCGATGAGCGAACTGGATTTGATAACCAATTGAGACGTGCGCGTGTTCATACACAGAACACGACACCTCAACCGCATAAAGAGCTCAAGCGCACTCCGATGCGTGAAGTTATCGCTTTGCTTATCCAAAATCCGAGCTATGCTGATATGGTGCCGGATTTATCAAGTGTCAAAGGCTTACAACTGCCGGGACTAAGTTTATTCGTCGAAGTACTTGATATCTGCCAAGTGAACCCCCATATCAGCACAGGCCAATTATTAGAAAATTGGCGAGAAAGCAAACATGAGGCTCTTCTGTCTCGTCTCGCGAGTTGGGAAATCCCCCTCGTTGAAGACAACCAAGAAGACATATTTTTAGATTCATTGGACAACATCCTTGCCCAGTGCGTTGAAAAACAAATTGAAAACCTGCAGGCCAAAGCAAGAAGTGTCGGTTTATCAGCCGAAGAAAAAAGGGAGCTGCTAGCTTTAATGCTAGATCTAAAAGCGTAA
- a CDS encoding O-acetylhomoserine aminocarboxypropyltransferase/cysteine synthase family protein, with product MKDETLSIHFGYETDPTTKSVATPIYQTVAYEFDDAQHGADLFNLAVPGNIYTRIMNPTNDVLEKRMAALEGGIAGLVVSAGSAAINYAIQTLAQIGDNIVSTPQLYGGTYTLFAHMLPNQGIEVRFAKDDKPESLAALIDEKTKAVYCESIGNPAGNIIDLERVAELAHAQGVPVIVDNTVATPVLCKPIDFGADIVVHSLTKYVGGHGTTLGGVIVDSGKFPWADHKDRFPVFNQPEPSYHGVVYTEAFGEAAFIGRARTVPLRNTGAALSPMNAFMLMQGLETLSLRMERHTENALKVAEYLKQHEKVSWVSYAGLPDSEFYPLAEKYMQGKPSAILSFGLKDGYEAGVRFYDALQIFKRLVNIGDAKSLACHPASTTHRQLSEAEQKQAGVSPEMIRLSVGIEHIDDILADLEQALNA from the coding sequence ATGAAAGACGAAACACTCTCGATTCACTTCGGCTACGAAACCGATCCAACAACTAAATCAGTTGCGACACCTATTTATCAAACCGTCGCGTATGAGTTCGATGATGCACAACACGGTGCCGACCTATTCAACCTTGCAGTGCCAGGTAATATCTACACTCGTATAATGAACCCGACCAATGATGTGCTGGAAAAACGCATGGCGGCCTTAGAAGGTGGGATTGCAGGCTTAGTCGTGAGTGCAGGCAGCGCGGCGATCAACTACGCGATTCAGACCTTGGCGCAAATCGGTGACAACATTGTTTCAACGCCTCAGCTTTACGGTGGTACTTACACCCTATTTGCTCATATGTTGCCAAACCAAGGGATAGAAGTTCGCTTTGCCAAGGACGACAAACCAGAAAGCTTAGCGGCATTAATCGATGAAAAAACCAAGGCGGTTTATTGTGAAAGTATCGGTAACCCAGCAGGTAATATCATCGACTTAGAACGTGTGGCAGAGCTTGCTCACGCACAAGGTGTACCTGTGATTGTTGATAATACGGTGGCGACGCCTGTGTTGTGTAAACCTATCGATTTTGGTGCTGACATCGTGGTGCACTCACTAACAAAGTACGTTGGTGGCCATGGCACAACGTTGGGTGGTGTTATTGTCGACTCAGGCAAATTCCCATGGGCAGATCACAAAGATCGTTTCCCTGTGTTTAACCAGCCTGAGCCTTCTTACCATGGTGTGGTTTATACTGAGGCGTTTGGTGAGGCTGCGTTTATTGGTCGAGCTAGAACGGTTCCCCTGCGTAATACAGGTGCAGCACTGTCACCAATGAATGCTTTCATGTTAATGCAAGGCTTGGAAACGTTGTCGTTACGTATGGAGCGACACACAGAGAACGCATTGAAAGTGGCGGAATATCTCAAGCAACACGAGAAAGTCAGTTGGGTAAGTTACGCTGGCCTGCCTGATTCAGAATTCTATCCACTTGCTGAAAAGTACATGCAAGGTAAGCCATCGGCCATTCTATCTTTTGGTTTAAAAGACGGTTATGAAGCCGGTGTTCGCTTCTATGATGCGCTGCAAATCTTCAAGCGCCTAGTAAACATTGGCGATGCCAAGTCTCTTGCTTGCCACCCTGCTTCGACGACACACCGTCAATTAAGCGAAGCGGAACAAAAGCAAGCTGGTGTATCACCAGAGATGATTCGCCTCTCAGTAGGTATTGAACACATTGACGATATCTTGGCTGACCTAGAGCAAGCACTTAATGCTTAA
- a CDS encoding GatB/YqeY domain-containing protein, producing the protein MALIEQLKEEQKLAMKAKDKPRLGTIRLALSAIKQREVDERITLNDDDILAVLVKMVKQRRDSVAQYELANRQDLADVEQAEIAVLEGFMPQPLTEEEVIALLDSAIAEAQPAGMQDMGKVMAILKPQIQGRADMGKVSGLVRSKLA; encoded by the coding sequence ATGGCTCTTATTGAACAACTCAAAGAAGAGCAAAAATTAGCGATGAAAGCCAAGGACAAACCGCGCCTTGGTACTATCCGCTTAGCTCTTTCAGCAATCAAGCAACGTGAAGTTGACGAACGGATCACTCTGAACGACGACGACATCCTTGCTGTATTAGTTAAAATGGTTAAGCAACGTCGCGATTCTGTTGCTCAATATGAATTAGCAAATCGTCAAGATCTTGCTGATGTGGAACAAGCAGAAATTGCTGTACTTGAAGGCTTTATGCCTCAACCGTTAACAGAAGAAGAAGTTATTGCACTACTTGATAGCGCAATCGCTGAAGCTCAACCAGCGGGCATGCAAGACATGGGTAAAGTAATGGCTATCTTGAAACCACAAATTCAAGGGCGTGCAGATATGGGTAAAGTTAGTGGTTTAGTTCGCTCTAAACTCGCTTAA
- a CDS encoding DeoR/GlpR family DNA-binding transcription regulator has translation MSKRNTQLRRHAISNLVNEKGEVSVDELSAKFETSEVTIRKDLASLEKNGQLLRRYGGAISLPKEVVNEELGQQVSTRKVLLAKAAADLIRDHNRIVIDSGSTTGALIQQLNSKRGLVVMTNSLHVANALNELESEPTLLMTGGTWDTHSDSFQGKVAESVLRAYDFDQLFIGADGIDLDRGTTTFNELVGLSKVMAEVSREVIVMVESEKVGRKIPNLELAWEHIDILITDTDLGEESQACIESHDVRVILTDPA, from the coding sequence ATGTCGAAACGAAACACTCAGCTCAGAAGGCATGCGATTTCTAACCTAGTGAATGAAAAAGGGGAGGTTAGTGTTGATGAATTATCCGCTAAGTTTGAAACCTCAGAAGTCACGATTAGAAAGGACCTTGCGTCTTTAGAGAAAAACGGTCAGCTTTTACGCCGTTATGGTGGTGCGATTTCTCTTCCGAAAGAAGTTGTGAACGAAGAGCTAGGTCAACAAGTTTCGACTCGAAAGGTTTTATTAGCAAAAGCCGCTGCAGATTTAATTCGCGACCATAACCGTATTGTTATCGATAGCGGAAGCACTACTGGCGCCCTAATTCAGCAACTCAATAGCAAGCGTGGTTTAGTGGTGATGACCAACTCATTGCACGTTGCTAATGCGCTTAATGAACTTGAAAGTGAACCGACATTATTAATGACGGGTGGTACTTGGGATACCCATTCGGACTCTTTCCAAGGAAAAGTCGCGGAGTCTGTACTTCGAGCTTACGATTTTGACCAGCTGTTTATCGGGGCTGATGGTATCGACCTAGATAGAGGCACAACTACGTTCAATGAATTGGTTGGCCTGAGTAAAGTTATGGCTGAAGTGTCACGAGAAGTTATTGTGATGGTTGAGTCGGAAAAAGTGGGGCGAAAGATCCCTAACTTAGAACTGGCATGGGAACACATCGACATTCTGATTACCGATACAGACTTAGGCGAAGAATCCCAAGCATGTATTGAATCACATGACGTTCGAGTGATCTTAACCGATCCAGCTTAA
- the rpsU gene encoding 30S ribosomal protein S21, translating to MPIVKVRENEPFDVALRRFKRSCEKAGILSEVRRREHYEKPTTVRKRAKAAAQKRHAKKLARENARRVRLY from the coding sequence ATGCCAATAGTTAAAGTACGTGAAAACGAACCGTTCGACGTTGCACTACGTCGTTTCAAGCGCTCTTGTGAAAAAGCAGGTATCCTTTCTGAAGTTCGCCGTCGCGAGCATTACGAAAAGCCAACTACAGTTCGCAAACGCGCTAAAGCAGCAGCTCAAAAGCGTCACGCTAAGAAGCTAGCTCGCGAAAACGCACGTCGCGTTCGCCTGTACTAA
- a CDS encoding alpha/beta fold hydrolase: MKQFIVDNQSMAYLDEGEGPVVVLGHSYLWDSAMWKPQIEALKTQYRCIVPEFWSHGESQAAPNSMRNLKDYAQHVLSLLDHLDIEEFSVVGLSVGGMWGAELAELAPARIKSLVLMDTFVGLEPEVAHTKYFHMLDTITQTKMVPQPIVEAVVPLFFANDAQTNTPDLVAGFTQQLSALEGEQAEEVARIGRMVFGRRDMIEAVENFALPVLIAVGQEDKPRPVLESYLMHDCITGSELVVIPDAGHISSLEQPEFVNKMLKGFLDKHLL, from the coding sequence ATGAAACAGTTCATTGTAGACAATCAATCGATGGCGTACCTAGATGAAGGTGAGGGCCCGGTTGTTGTATTGGGTCACAGCTACCTTTGGGATAGCGCGATGTGGAAGCCACAGATTGAGGCGTTGAAAACTCAGTACCGTTGTATTGTGCCAGAGTTTTGGTCTCATGGTGAGTCTCAAGCTGCACCGAACTCGATGCGTAACTTGAAGGACTACGCTCAGCACGTGTTGTCATTGCTGGATCATTTGGACATCGAAGAGTTCTCTGTTGTTGGCTTATCGGTTGGCGGCATGTGGGGAGCCGAGTTAGCGGAGCTAGCACCTGCGCGAATCAAGTCTTTGGTTCTAATGGATACTTTCGTTGGTCTAGAGCCAGAAGTCGCTCACACGAAATATTTCCACATGTTAGATACCATCACCCAAACAAAGATGGTCCCTCAACCGATTGTAGAAGCGGTTGTGCCATTGTTTTTTGCTAACGATGCTCAAACAAACACACCCGATTTGGTTGCAGGCTTTACTCAGCAGCTATCGGCTCTTGAAGGTGAGCAAGCTGAAGAAGTGGCACGAATTGGTCGAATGGTGTTTGGTCGCCGAGATATGATTGAAGCTGTAGAGAATTTTGCTCTGCCGGTTTTGATTGCCGTTGGACAAGAAGATAAACCGCGTCCGGTACTTGAGTCTTACTTAATGCACGATTGCATTACTGGCAGTGAGCTGGTGGTGATTCCTGATGCTGGCCATATTAGCTCGCTAGAGCAACCAGAGTTTGTGAATAAGATGTTGAAAGGCTTTTTAGACAAGCACCTACTTTAA
- the glmS gene encoding glutamine--fructose-6-phosphate transaminase (isomerizing), translating into MCGIVGAVAQRDVAEILVEGLRRLEYRGYDSAGVAVVDNESNLTRVRRLGKVQELADAVEEQHVTGGTGIAHTRWATHGEPSEANAHPHMSGDIAVVHNGIIENHQALRAMLQERGYEFTSQTDTEVIAHLVEWELRTSASLVEALQKTAKQLEGAYGTVAVDRKDPSRIVVARSGSPIVIGFGVGENFLASDQLALLSVTRRFMYLEEGDVAEVTRRDVTVFDVAGERVEREIVESNAEHDAGDKGQYRHFMQKEIFEQPTALINTMEGRISETSVTTNAIGVKAEEILSKVEHVQIIACGTSYNSGMAARYWFESLAGVSCDVEIASEFRYRDFVVRPNSLLVTLSQSGETADTLAALRLAKEKGYMSAMTICNVAGSSLVRESDFAFMTRAGTEIGVASTKAFTTQLAAMLMMVTSIGRLQGRINEEKEAEIVQALHQLPADIEKALAFDKEIEALAPDFADKHHTLFLGRGEFYPIAMEASLKLKEISYIHAEAYAAGELKHGPLALIDADMPVVVIAPSNDLLEKLKSNVEEVRARGGLLYVFADQDAGFESDENMKIIKMPHVNEVTAPIYYTVPMQLLSYHVALIKGTDVDQPRNLAKAVTVE; encoded by the coding sequence ATGTGTGGAATTGTTGGTGCAGTAGCACAGCGTGATGTAGCTGAGATTTTAGTAGAAGGCTTACGTCGCCTAGAATACCGAGGTTATGACTCCGCGGGTGTGGCTGTGGTTGATAATGAATCCAACTTAACTCGTGTACGCCGCCTTGGTAAAGTACAAGAGTTAGCCGATGCAGTAGAAGAGCAACACGTGACGGGTGGTACGGGGATCGCTCATACACGTTGGGCGACACATGGTGAACCATCTGAAGCGAATGCTCACCCACATATGTCTGGTGATATTGCTGTTGTGCACAATGGCATTATTGAAAACCATCAAGCACTACGCGCTATGCTACAAGAACGTGGTTACGAATTTACTTCACAAACCGATACTGAAGTTATCGCTCACCTAGTTGAGTGGGAACTTCGTACATCGGCTTCTCTCGTTGAAGCGTTGCAAAAAACAGCAAAGCAGTTAGAGGGGGCATACGGCACGGTAGCGGTTGATCGTAAAGATCCTAGCCGTATCGTTGTTGCTCGTTCTGGTAGCCCTATTGTCATCGGTTTTGGTGTGGGTGAGAACTTCCTAGCATCAGACCAACTTGCACTGCTAAGCGTCACTCGCCGTTTCATGTACCTAGAAGAAGGTGATGTTGCTGAGGTTACTCGTCGTGATGTCACGGTATTTGATGTTGCGGGCGAGCGTGTTGAGCGTGAAATCGTAGAATCAAACGCTGAACATGACGCTGGTGATAAAGGTCAATACCGCCACTTCATGCAAAAAGAGATCTTCGAACAGCCAACCGCGCTGATCAACACAATGGAAGGTCGTATCTCTGAAACTTCGGTTACCACTAACGCAATTGGTGTTAAAGCTGAAGAGATCCTAAGCAAAGTTGAACATGTTCAGATCATCGCATGTGGTACGTCTTATAACTCAGGCATGGCTGCGCGTTACTGGTTTGAATCTCTAGCGGGCGTAAGCTGTGATGTAGAGATTGCTTCTGAATTCCGTTACCGTGATTTCGTTGTTCGTCCGAACAGCCTATTGGTGACTCTGTCTCAGTCTGGTGAAACGGCGGATACGCTTGCTGCACTTCGTCTTGCAAAAGAGAAGGGTTACATGTCAGCAATGACCATCTGTAACGTTGCAGGTTCTTCGCTGGTTCGTGAGTCTGATTTTGCCTTCATGACTCGCGCAGGAACGGAAATCGGTGTTGCTTCTACTAAAGCTTTCACAACTCAACTAGCAGCGATGCTGATGATGGTAACGTCAATTGGTCGTCTACAAGGTCGTATCAATGAAGAGAAAGAAGCGGAAATCGTTCAAGCACTTCACCAACTGCCTGCTGATATCGAGAAAGCATTAGCGTTTGATAAAGAAATTGAAGCGCTAGCCCCTGACTTTGCCGATAAGCACCACACATTGTTCCTAGGTCGTGGCGAGTTCTACCCAATCGCAATGGAAGCGTCTCTTAAGTTGAAAGAGATCTCTTACATTCACGCAGAAGCATACGCTGCTGGTGAGCTTAAGCACGGTCCTTTGGCTCTTATCGATGCAGATATGCCTGTAGTCGTTATTGCACCAAGCAACGACTTGCTAGAGAAGCTGAAATCGAACGTTGAAGAAGTACGTGCTCGTGGCGGTCTACTTTATGTATTCGCAGACCAAGACGCTGGCTTTGAAAGCGATGAGAACATGAAGATCATCAAGATGCCTCACGTAAATGAAGTAACAGCACCTATCTACTACACAGTACCGATGCAGTTGTTGTCTTACCACGTGGCACTAATCAAGGGTACCGACGTTGACCAACCTCGTAACCTTGCGAAAGCGGTAACGGTTGAGTAA
- the tsaD gene encoding tRNA (adenosine(37)-N6)-threonylcarbamoyltransferase complex transferase subunit TsaD: MRIIGIETSCDETGIAIYDDEQGLLSHQLYSQVKLHADYGGVVPELASRDHVKKTIPLIKAALAEANLTSKDIDGVAYTAGPGLVGALLVGATIGRSIAYAWGVPAVPVHHMEGHLLAPMLEDNPPPFPFVALLVSGGHTMMVEVKGIGEYRILGESIDDAAGEAFDKTAKLMGLDYPGGPLLSRLAEKGTPGRFKFPRPMTDRPGLDMSFSGLKTFAANTIRDNDNDDQTRADIAYAFQEAVCATLVIKCKRALVETGMKRIVIAGGVSANKQLRVELEALAKKVGGEVYYPRTEFCTDNGAMIAYAGMQRLKNGETADLSVHATPRWPIDQLEPIAE, from the coding sequence ATGCGCATTATTGGTATTGAAACCTCTTGTGATGAGACAGGAATCGCGATTTATGATGATGAGCAAGGGCTACTTTCTCATCAATTATACAGCCAAGTAAAACTGCACGCCGATTACGGTGGTGTAGTACCTGAGCTTGCTTCACGTGACCACGTGAAGAAAACAATTCCTCTTATTAAAGCGGCATTAGCAGAAGCAAACCTAACGTCGAAAGACATTGACGGTGTGGCTTACACGGCTGGCCCAGGTTTAGTGGGCGCACTGCTTGTAGGTGCAACCATTGGCCGCAGTATTGCTTACGCTTGGGGTGTGCCTGCGGTGCCTGTTCACCACATGGAAGGTCACCTTCTTGCGCCTATGCTAGAAGATAACCCGCCACCATTCCCATTTGTAGCGTTGCTGGTTTCTGGCGGTCATACGATGATGGTTGAAGTGAAAGGTATTGGCGAGTATCGAATTCTTGGTGAATCGATTGATGATGCGGCGGGTGAAGCGTTTGATAAAACGGCGAAGTTGATGGGCTTAGATTACCCAGGTGGTCCGTTGCTATCTCGACTCGCAGAAAAAGGCACACCAGGTCGCTTTAAGTTCCCTCGTCCAATGACAGACCGCCCGGGCCTAGACATGAGTTTTTCTGGTCTGAAAACCTTTGCAGCGAATACGATTCGTGACAACGACAATGATGATCAGACTCGTGCGGATATTGCGTACGCGTTCCAAGAAGCGGTTTGTGCCACCTTGGTCATCAAATGTAAGCGTGCCTTGGTAGAGACGGGCATGAAACGTATAGTGATTGCCGGTGGTGTAAGTGCCAACAAACAACTGCGTGTTGAGCTTGAAGCACTGGCCAAAAAAGTTGGTGGTGAGGTGTACTACCCACGTACAGAGTTCTGCACTGATAACGGCGCCATGATTGCTTACGCAGGTATGCAGCGCCTGAAAAATGGTGAAACAGCCGATTTATCCGTTCACGCTACACCGCGTTGGCCGATTGATCAACTTGAGCCAATTGCTGAATAA